GCCGCAAGCGTGCTGCCGCTCGAAACTAGATCCGCACGCGCGAGTTCCTGCGCTCGCCACGTGGCGCCGCAAGCCGCGCCACCGAAGCCTTGGTCATTGATTTATGAACGACCGGCTTCTGAACGATAGGCCTCTGAACGACAGGCTTCCGAACAGTCGGCTTCTGATCGGCGATGCTTTCCACCAGCTTCGCGATGGCCAGCCGCACGCGTGAATTGGTTCGCAGATAGGCCTTGAGAACGCGCAATGCGCCGGGCTCGGCGAGCAGATGAACCGGTGAATTCGATGCTGCGGTTTTTTCCAACGAAGACTCGAACAACTCGCCGACCGTAATCCCCAGCACGGAAGCGATCTGCGACAGCCGGTTGGCGCCGACCCGGTTTGCGCCCTTCTCGTATTTCTGGACCTGCTGAAAGGAAACGCCGATCCGGTCGGCGAGCGCCGTTTGGCTCATTCCGTGATTGATCCGGAACATACGAATCTTGGCGCCCACCATTGCGTCAAGCGGACCAGACTTCCTAACTGCCATTGTCAGGCTCCCCGATTTTCCGAGTTAGGGAAGACTAACACAACCTCAGGGCGTTGCGGACGCTAATTTGCGATTCGCTAGTTCACAAGCCCCGGCAGGATCTTCGCCCGTTGCTCGACATTGACGTGGTCGAGCAACAGCCGGCCTCTCAGGTCGATGGCCGCCCTCACGGCCGGCGGATGACCGGTCTCGAGATAGCGCTGCAGCACAGAACGGCTCTCGTCGGAGAGCGCAAACAGCGCCCGCATCAGCTCAAAAAACCCCGGTTCTTCCGCTACATAGAGCAGTTCTCGGAGTTCCGCCCCGGTAAAGCGCCCCAACGCCGCCAGGAGCCATTCGGTTTGGTCATTGGGATCGCTCTCGGGCTCGCGATTAAGATAATAAACGACCGATTCCGCACTCATGTCTTCCCCCGATCCTCGCGATAGCCCACGAGCCCCCCCGTCCGGGACGGATTTCCTGGCAGCTAACACTGATCATGAGAGTGCGTGGCCTCTCGTGATTTCAGCGTGATTGCGCCGGAGCAGCCCGGCCGGGGGTGCCTGCTTGCGCCGAATTGACGCACCCACCGCACAGAGCGTGAGACCTTCGCCACCGCCGCTCCCGTAGCATGCCCATGACGTCAGGAGCCTTGTCGGCTCAGAACGCTTTGGCGATTGCGCGCTGGGCGTCCTGCTGAATCAGCTTCAGATGGTTCTGGTCGCGAAAGCTCTCCGCGTAGATCTTGTAGACGTCTTCGGTGCCCGATGGCCGGGCGGCGAACCAGCCCATCCCGGTCTCAACCTTGATGCCGCCGAAGGATTGGTCGTTACCCGGCGCCCTGGTCCTGACGGCGCTGACCGGTTCGCCGGCGAGTTCGCGCATGTCGAGTTGGTCCGGTCCCAGCGCCTTCAAGGCGTTCTTCTGCGTTGGGGTCGCCGGCACGTCGATCCGCTCGTAATGGGGCACGCCGAGTTCGGTCGTGAGCCCCGCGAACAATTGGCTGGGATCGCGGCCGGTCCGCCCGAGGATTTCGGCTGCCAGCAGCCCCATCACGATGCCGTCCTTGTCGGTCGTCCATACCGACCCGTCCCGCTTGAGGAACGACGCGCCGGCGCTTTCCTCGCCGGCGAAACCGAACGCCCCGGTGCCGAGGCCCTCGACGAACCATTTGAAGCCGACCGGGGTCTCGACCAGGTCACGGTTCAGTTTCCGCGCGACGCGGTCGATGATCGAACTTGAGACGATGGTCTTGCCGATCGCGGCCTGCCGGCTCCATTGCGGCCGGTGCTCGAACAGATAGGCGATCGCGGCCGCGAGAAAATGGTTGGGGTTCATCAGGCCATTGGAGCGCGTCACGATGCCATGCCGGTCGGCATCGGTATCGTTGGCAAAAGCGACGTCGAATTTGTCGCGCATCTGGATCAGGCTCGCCATCGCAAACGGCGAGGAACAGTCCATCCGGATCTTGCCGTCCCAATCGGCGGTCATGAACCGGAAGGTCGGATCGACGGCATCGTTCACAACGGCAGCATTGATCCCGTAACGCTCGATGATCGGCTGCCAGTAATGCACCGCGGCTCCGCCGAGCGGATCTATCCCGATCTTCACGCCCGCGGATTTGATCAGCGCCATATCGACGGCATTGCCGAGATCGGCGACATAGGGACGGACGTAATCGTGCAGATGCGTCGAGGGCGCCTTGCGGGCACGCTCATACGGCATCCGCGCAACGCCTTTCATGCCGGCTGCCATATAGGCGTTGGCGGCCTTTTCGACCTTCGACGTCACGTCGGTATCGGCAGGTCCGCCATGCGGCGGGTTATACTTGTAGCCGCCGTCTTCCGGCGGGTTATGCGACGGCGAGACGACGACGCCGTCGGCAAGGCCGCTGCTTCGTCCCTTGTTATGGCTCAGGATCGCATGCGAGATCACCGGCGTCGGCGTGTAGCCGCCGCGCTCATCGATCATGATGTCGACGCCGTTGGCGGCGAATACTTCCACCGCGCTCACCAGCGCCGGCTCCGCCAGCGCGTGGGTGTCGATACCGACGAACAACGGCCCGGTGAGACCGGTCTCGCGGCGGTGGTCGCAGATCGCCTGCGTCGTCGCCAGAATATGATTTTCGTTGAACGAATTCTTCAGCGACGACCCGCGATGCCCCGACGTGCCAAAGGCCACGCGCTGGGCCGGGTCGGCCGGATCCGGCTTCGAGGCAAAATAGGCCGTCACCAATCGCGGCACGTTGACGAGGGAAGCGGGATCGACCGGTTTGCCGGCGGCGGGATTTTGGGCAGTCACGTGACCTCTCAGGACTGATAGCGTGTTCGGAGATATAAATCGCGAAAACAACCCCATGCAAAGTAGAATGGCGCGCGAAAAAAGGCCGGGCGGCGCGACCCAACCCGCCCTGGCGGCCGTCAGAACGCGCAAATCAGGGCCGCACCTCGCCGAGAGACCACGGCAGTGCTTCGTCGCCACGGAACACCACGATATCGCCGCCATCAACGGCGATAGAAGCCGGCATCGCTGCAGAGCGCCGCTTGAGTTCGATCGTGCCGGCGTTGACCGGCAGGCCGTAGAAATTTGCGCCATTCAGCGAGGCGAATTTTTCCAGCCGATCAAGAGCGCCCTCCTCTTCGAACACCTGCGCGTAGGTCTGCAGCGCGGTGGCACCGACGAACACGCCGGCGCAACCACAGGCCGCCTCCTTGAGGCTGGACAGATGCGGCGCCGTGTCGGTGCCAATGAAGAAACACGAGTCGCCGGATGTCACGGCGCTGCGCAGCGCGAGGCGATGATGTTCGCGCTTGGCGACCGGCAGGCAGTAATAATGCGGCCGCAACCCGCCCTGAAACAGCGAGGTCCGGTTGATGACCAGATGATGCGGCGTGATGGTTCCGGCGACGCGCGGCGCGTGGGCGCGGACGATGGCGACCGTTTCCGCCGTCGTCACGTGCTCGATAACGACCTTCAGGCCCTGGTGGTCGTGCAACAGCGGCAACAGGCTCTGCTCCATGAACACGGCCTCACGATCGAATATGTCGATCGCGGGATCGGTCGCTTCGCCGTGAATCAGTACCGGCATGCCGATGCGCTCCATCCGCTCCAGCACGGGACGCAGCGCCTTGATATTGGTGACGCCGTGATGCGCGTTGGTGGTGGCGCCGGCCGGATAGAGTTTTGCGGCGGTCCATACCGCTTCGGAATGGCCCTTCTCGATTTCGTCGGGAGATGTCGTATCGGTCAGATAGCAGGTCATCAGCGGTTCGAAATCG
The Bradyrhizobium sp. KBS0727 genome window above contains:
- a CDS encoding helix-turn-helix domain-containing protein → MSQTALADRIGVSFQQVQKYEKGANRVGANRLSQIASVLGITVGELFESSLEKTAASNSPVHLLAEPGALRVLKAYLRTNSRVRLAIAKLVESIADQKPTVRKPVVQRPIVQKPVVHKSMTKASVARLAAPRGERRNSRVRI
- the pgm gene encoding phosphoglucomutase (alpha-D-glucose-1,6-bisphosphate-dependent) — translated: MTAQNPAAGKPVDPASLVNVPRLVTAYFASKPDPADPAQRVAFGTSGHRGSSLKNSFNENHILATTQAICDHRRETGLTGPLFVGIDTHALAEPALVSAVEVFAANGVDIMIDERGGYTPTPVISHAILSHNKGRSSGLADGVVVSPSHNPPEDGGYKYNPPHGGPADTDVTSKVEKAANAYMAAGMKGVARMPYERARKAPSTHLHDYVRPYVADLGNAVDMALIKSAGVKIGIDPLGGAAVHYWQPIIERYGINAAVVNDAVDPTFRFMTADWDGKIRMDCSSPFAMASLIQMRDKFDVAFANDTDADRHGIVTRSNGLMNPNHFLAAAIAYLFEHRPQWSRQAAIGKTIVSSSIIDRVARKLNRDLVETPVGFKWFVEGLGTGAFGFAGEESAGASFLKRDGSVWTTDKDGIVMGLLAAEILGRTGRDPSQLFAGLTTELGVPHYERIDVPATPTQKNALKALGPDQLDMRELAGEPVSAVRTRAPGNDQSFGGIKVETGMGWFAARPSGTEDVYKIYAESFRDQNHLKLIQQDAQRAIAKAF
- the pyrC gene encoding dihydroorotase, whose product is MNLDTLFNASVASRGKAVDGITIRRPDDWHVHLRDGEMLRTVLPFTAGQFARGIIMPNLVPPVTTVDAAIAYRARILAARPAGSDFEPLMTCYLTDTTSPDEIEKGHSEAVWTAAKLYPAGATTNAHHGVTNIKALRPVLERMERIGMPVLIHGEATDPAIDIFDREAVFMEQSLLPLLHDHQGLKVVIEHVTTAETVAIVRAHAPRVAGTITPHHLVINRTSLFQGGLRPHYYCLPVAKREHHRLALRSAVTSGDSCFFIGTDTAPHLSSLKEAACGCAGVFVGATALQTYAQVFEEEGALDRLEKFASLNGANFYGLPVNAGTIELKRRSAAMPASIAVDGGDIVVFRGDEALPWSLGEVRP